The proteins below come from a single Micromonospora citrea genomic window:
- a CDS encoding DegT/DnrJ/EryC1/StrS family aminotransferase, whose protein sequence is MSFPSMADASGRTIGAEELAAVGRVLQSGMLSSVWGTEVRALEREMADRHGVSHAVAASSGTAALHLAVAAVAPDPGDEIITSPISDFGTVAPILAQNAVPVFADVDPYTGNLDPAAVAAAIGPRTRAILAVHLFGAAADLRAVADAAGVPLIEDCAQAWLTRYPDGTLAGTAGAIGCFSLQQWKHITCGDGGLTITDDAVLARRMRLFADKGWPRDEARRHVGLGLNYRMTELAGAVARAQLAKLPGVLADRRRTAGRLAAALADLPGVHLPADVDAHAWWLFPLVLDPPLTNQEVAGKLAAAGIPARAGYLDQPLHCAPALTEAPVYGNSRFPLTVPPADRLPAYGPGAFPVAERLVAQTLLVIDWNERYTDAHVDEIAEAVRAAVTP, encoded by the coding sequence GTGTCGTTCCCCAGCATGGCCGACGCCAGCGGCCGCACGATCGGCGCGGAGGAGTTGGCCGCGGTCGGCCGGGTGCTCCAGTCGGGCATGCTCAGCTCGGTCTGGGGCACGGAGGTCCGCGCACTGGAACGCGAGATGGCCGACCGCCACGGAGTGTCGCACGCCGTGGCCGCCAGCTCGGGGACGGCGGCCCTGCACCTGGCCGTCGCGGCCGTCGCACCGGACCCGGGCGACGAGATCATCACCTCTCCGATCAGCGACTTCGGCACGGTCGCGCCCATTCTCGCGCAGAACGCCGTGCCCGTGTTCGCCGACGTCGATCCGTACACCGGGAACCTCGACCCGGCGGCGGTCGCCGCCGCGATCGGGCCCCGCACCCGGGCGATCCTCGCCGTGCACCTGTTCGGCGCCGCCGCCGACCTGCGTGCGGTCGCCGACGCCGCCGGCGTGCCGCTGATCGAGGACTGCGCCCAGGCGTGGCTCACCCGCTATCCCGACGGCACCCTCGCCGGCACGGCCGGCGCGATCGGCTGCTTCAGCCTCCAGCAGTGGAAGCACATCACCTGCGGCGACGGCGGTCTCACCATCACCGACGACGCCGTGCTGGCCCGCCGGATGCGGCTCTTCGCCGACAAGGGCTGGCCGCGCGACGAGGCACGCCGGCACGTCGGGCTGGGCCTGAACTACCGGATGACCGAGCTGGCCGGCGCCGTGGCCCGCGCCCAGCTGGCGAAGCTGCCCGGGGTGCTGGCGGACCGGCGGCGCACGGCCGGGCGGCTGGCCGCCGCGCTGGCCGACCTGCCCGGCGTGCACCTGCCGGCGGACGTCGACGCGCACGCCTGGTGGCTGTTCCCGCTCGTGCTCGATCCGCCCCTGACCAACCAGGAGGTGGCCGGGAAGCTCGCCGCCGCCGGCATCCCCGCCCGCGCCGGCTACCTCGACCAGCCGCTGCACTGCGCGCCGGCGCTGACCGAGGCCCCGGTCTACGGCAACTCCCGTTTCCCGCTCACCGTGCCGCCGGCGGACCGGCTGCCGGCGTACGGGCCCGGGGCGTTCCCGGTCGCCGAGCGACTCGTCGCGCAGACCCTGCTGGTGATCGACTGGAACGAGCGGTACACCGACGCGCACGTCGACGAGATCGCTGAGGCCGTCCGCGCGGCGGTGACCCCGTGA